The genomic interval CAACCCCACCGGCCGGGAACCAGTACTTGTTGTACTTCGGGTTCCGTGCAACAAAGGTCCGTTGCACGTCCGGGAAGTAGTTGAATGAGAAATCATAGGTGTCGTTGGCGACGAGTAGCTCATTGGTCGACTGGCTTGCCGAGCCTACCAAGAATGCGACCGTCTGTGGTTTGACGTCGCTCGCCTCGAACGAGAGCGGGTTCTTCTTGAACACCGTCTTCGTCGGTGCAAAGCTCCCAAAGGTGTAAGGTCCGGTCACCACCGGTGAGGTAGCGGTATAGGTCGCCGGGTTGGCGACCTTCGACCAAACTGCCTGTGAGACGATTGGCACCGAGGCGAGTGAAAGGTTCAAGGGAACGTCGGGCACGCTGAGCTTGAAGATGATCGTATCTCCTGAGGCGGTAACCGAGGAAAGCTGATTCCACACACCGCCACCATCGAGAGCCGGGTACTTCTTCAACATGTCAAAGGTGAAGACGACATCGGCTGGCGTAAAGGGCGTGCCATTGCTCCACTTGACGCCTTTGCGCAAGGTGAACTCCAACGTGGTAGAGTTCACGGCCTTGAACGAAGTTGCAAGTTCCGGCGACATCGTCCCGTTGATAGGATCGACCAACATGAGTGAGTTGTACATGAGATCGACACCGAACTGTCCATTGTAGGGATTGAGATTGTTTACGGTCGCTGGCGCCGTATTTCCCTCTATCGTGAGCTGAGTTGATGCGGGTGTCGCCTTCGTCGAAGTCGATGCGGATGAGTTCGTGCTGCCACAGGCCGCGAGCGACAGTGTCACCACCCCGGTCATGAGACCAAGCTTTCCCAGCAGTGCAAGTCTCGACTGCTGACCAGTTCCCTTCTTATATGTCTTATGATACATTTCGGTTCCCCCTTTAAAAATCATTACAACCGAGCGTCCGCCGTCGCTAACCCTCGTTCCCAAACTGCAGGTGAGCGCCAGTACCAGCCTGGTTGCTGCCGACCACCGTTTGCATATCAATCGCCAATCATCTCCGCCCCCAACATGGCATGGGTCCCCGGTTCAGTCGAACGCAGATCACATAAAGCGTGGTTCATGAATGCTGAGCGTTATCATCACCTCCCTTCCCAAAACCCCCATACTCCGTCGCGATCGGTCCCATTGCCCTGACAAATCCAGCCCCGCCACGAGACCAGAACTCAAAGAAAAAGTTCGCTGGCATCATGACACCGGCACAAATCGCTCACGATCGACGGTGGGTGCGAGCCGCAGCCGTACGACGCCCGGGTGCGACAGCACCAACGTAATTTCTGCTCTCCCCTCTGTCGGGGCCAACGATTCCCGCTCT from Ferrimicrobium acidiphilum DSM 19497 carries:
- a CDS encoding ABC transporter substrate-binding protein, giving the protein MYHKTYKKGTGQQSRLALLGKLGLMTGVVTLSLAACGSTNSSASTSTKATPASTQLTIEGNTAPATVNNLNPYNGQFGVDLMYNSLMLVDPINGTMSPELATSFKAVNSTTLEFTLRKGVKWSNGTPFTPADVVFTFDMLKKYPALDGGGVWNQLSSVTASGDTIIFKLSVPDVPLNLSLASVPIVSQAVWSKVANPATYTATSPVVTGPYTFGSFAPTKTVFKKNPLSFEASDVKPQTVAFLVGSASQSTNELLVANDTYDFSFNYFPDVQRTFVARNPKYNKYWFPAGGVVGLFMNLTSAPFNNPNFRRGISYAINRNTVENKALFGVEQVAPQTGLVLPGQQSWADPAIPNHGMITQNDQTALKYFKLAGYSQKNGKLVNSAGQQVSFSITVPNNYSDWVAAAQEISSELGKVGMNVTLNEPTAAVYTTNTQSGLFQAAMGSFGGSGNAYSTFNPLLNSSFAAPIKSIAVSNWGRFKSAAVDRELAKLAAATTNSAMIKATYPLQEVMYTQAPVIDLYYGGMWGLYSTKHWVGWPSAKNPYTLPATWDDDLLAILMHVRPA